The sequence TCCTTTTGGTAGAACTTAATAGCAACGATTCAATAGTATtcctgatttaaaaaaatattgcttcaaCTGCTTAGAGGTTGGtcaaaatttaaaggaaaaagaaacctattatttttgtacaaaatgtGCTACAAGTTTGTATTTGGTTAGATTGATCCGTTTTAGGAGAAATATGCAAGGTTTTGTTAAAGAACTTATTACCATTGGAAACTTTCGTCACTTTTGCAAAAGCCTGGGATAATCGATTTGCCAAACTTCTCTAGAGATGAATTTTTAATCAGCAAATCCATACGCCATGGACAGGAGCATATATCACTTGGTGCCAGGTGCGACCTATAAGAAACGTGCATAAGAAGCACCCAACAAAGCTCCGGGAGCTTCTGCTAACTCAATATTGTCGTCCAGCGTTGACCTGATGTAACACAATTCCTTAGCCAAATCTTGGACGATTTCTTACTTCAGACGGTCTAATTGTTGACATACGAATATGAATTAAGAGTTTGCTTCCTTCAATCCCACAAAACACATAGCAAAACCGTCCCAATCGTCAATCCTAGCTGGGCCACCGTTAGCATCGCCCCACCGCCATTCGACCACAATCGTTTTCGTTTAAAGTTGGCTTGAGTGACATACTTTTCATCATCAGTAACCATACGTTTCAGAAATGGATCGATTTTGTTCCGATTTAGCTGCGGTATACAGAACGGCACAAgatgtttttttgtgttaacCCCCGTGAGACTTATTGTGACACTCATAAATCGTGCTTCTTAGTTATTTAATCGTTCCAAACGATTTTTGGTACAATGTTTAGCAACCGAGCAATCGAAAGAGGGCTTATTGCTTGACTCGAGGATTTCCTTTATGTTCTGTATATTTTCGATAATTGAACTTCCATTGTGGTGCATCTTTAACATCAAAATTACGGTGTTCTAACAATATCAAAACAATAAACTTCGTTCACATTTTCTACAGCCTGGCTTAAGATTACGGAGTTATCGAAGAAAACCTTTATAATATGAGGTATTTTCTGTTTGCTGATGTCAAGCTTTGACAATACTAAGTTAGGCAATCACAAAACTGTCTGCGAAGGTTTTTTAGTACAAGTCTGATCTTTCTAACGTAATAAAGCGAAACCGATCTCACTTATACAACGCGAGATACAGAATACTAAAGCcacgttttgaaaaaaaaggatTCCGTATTATTAGATCGTATGCAACATATTTTGTCTCCTTTTTCTCGATAGAATTTTCTTTGGCCGAATTGGGTTTACTTTTTCGCAATTCAGTTCGCTGACTGAAGCCACTGTTTCGACTGCTCCTTGACCTCTAGTGTGGTCCATGGTTACGATGCTCCGTAGAAACTGTTTAAGTTAGCACTTAGACATCGTCAAACGTTGATGTAAAGTGGTTTCAAAGTTGCGTTGGTTCTCTAAAATGATCCGAGTGCTGACAATTTTGTTCTGACCAATATTTAAATGAGTATAAGACCTAGGTGAGCCATTGATATGCCTACTATATCTGCTATTGTACCAGGAAGTGGTTCTTCAAACCCCGAAATGAGATTACTTTGAACTTTTAAACCAATTTTCCACTGTCATCATTGACAAAGAAGAATAACTGTATACCGAAATCCAAAGAGCttaagttaaattattttttccgaGTGTTCAGTGAGGAACACCGAAATTGAAACCATTTCGAATAGAAATTTGAATGACACTCATCTAACACTAACAACTATAATCATCTATTTTATGATCGATTCTGTTTTGATTAAGAAGCGGCGCAAAGCAGTTCATCATTAATTTTATGAGCGAAcgcatttaaattcaattttgcgaTCATTTCGACAGCAAGAACACACAAATTTTATAACCGATACGTATTTAacgaaaatcaaagtttttgATGAGGGATTAGACATTGTTTGACAACAAAGAGACAGACATAAGGAAGACGACAACACAATGGGCAGACGACTAAAGTGCACCATAAAAGTGTGATGGCACTCAATACAGGTAGCAACTCAGCAGTTTAGGAGTGATTGGCATtgagaaaacaaaagaaaatcacAGCGACTTTTACGCTCGAAAGTATGCAACAAAATTCGTTTAGTTTATTATGTGTGAagtttacaaatgtatgtatatgaattgaACTAAAGTGTAGCGGAAATAAAGCGGcaattaattaagttaaatttagATGAAAAAGAGTGCAAAACTAAAGATTGCGGTTTGACAAATGCCGAGGGTGCAGCAGGTCAGCAGCGCTTTAACGACCGATGCGATTTGATACGCGATCAGtgcatattgttgttgcagcaaaaCAACTAAACACttttgtgattgtttgtgttgttgcagATGCTTTTAAGCTAATATCTATTGGCGAGCAGCATAATGCGATCAGCGCTCGCCTTTTGACGCGAAAATTGTCAACCGAACTGCGTGCGCCGGCGATCGACATTAGCGCCGCCGCCTTTGATCACCCACTTCGAAGcgcaaatttgcaaatttgcatTGATTTTGCGAATTTTGTAGTGCGAAAAGCGTAACAATTCGCATATAAAACGATATTGCAAGGCAGACAGGTCAAGCAGTGCAATCGTAAGCCTCTTAGGGGATCAACACATTCAGTGCAGTGAAGTGTAGTGTGTGATTTTGAgtgaaaatcaaaatattatcaaacaCATAAAGTTATATCTCTAATATCGAGAAAGGACTAATTCTAAACAATCAATTTCGTAATGCGTTCTTTTGTATTACTCGCTTGTTTGGCAACAATTGCCGCCGTCAGTGCTGCGCCACAATTCGGTTACGGTTATGGTGCCCAGCCAGCTGCCAGCAGTTTCGTGCCTTCAACACGTGGTGGCGAGAAGTATTTACCGCCCgccacaacaacaccagcacCCAGCGTACACAAGCAATTCTACTTGATTTCGGCACCGGAAGACACTGAGGGCGCGGGCAAACCAAAACACCTGGTCATCGGACGTCCACAGAAGAACTATCGTGTCGTCTTCATTAAGGCACCAAACTCTGATAACGACAACCGCAAACTGTCAGCCGAATTCGCACCACAAGAGGAGAAGACCGTCATTTATGTGCTCAGCAAAAAGGATAATGAACTCACCGCCAATGACTTTGCCACACCAGCACCAACGGTGCCCAGCAAACCCGAAGTATTCTTCATCAAGTACAAGACACCCGAGGAAGCTGAGGCAGCACAGAAGGAAATTCAAGGTGAGTTGCATACAACTTGAGGCATATTTAGTATATCGTACAAAAGTATAAATTGCAAAAATGCTAAATAAtcacaattaaaatatttccttcACAGACCAATACGACCAATTGGGCGGCACTAAGGAATTCTCTGATGAAGGTACCGCTCCTGTGGCTTCGGTTATCGGCTCTTTGGACGGTATTGCTCCCGATGGCAGCTACAACTACAGAGCCATTGCTGCCCCACCAGAGGAACTCGGCAGCGCGTCCTCACCACTTAGCCAATACCTGCCCGCTGCGGCGCGTCTGTAAGACAACACTTCAAATGCAGCTGGATTTGTTagaattgttttgttgttatttgttaaCGTTGCATTGCGTAACACGTGGCATAAAGCCGAAAACTCGTTGATTAATTGTTAATTATAATTCATTgttactttttattgttttttatttacgaaaattatgcgatttaataaaattttattaaaaaaaaatagtaacgtttttttactaaaaaattaaaaaaaaacaatatatacctttcaacaatacaaaagattccctaaagaacttgattctgaacATTCAGTTtagtagatacatacatatgtatatgctacatCTGTACAgttattgccttagaaaataacccaagccaaatttcgtgaagatatcttgtcaaatgaaatagTTTTCCAGACAAACACATGCATTTGATTGTTCAGATTGTATgccagctacatgctatagttgACTGATATCGATCGCTCCGAAAAATGAGCgacttcttggtgagaaaagtaCGGCACgtcaaatttcagatcgatgtcACAAAAtttgagggactagt comes from Bactrocera dorsalis isolate Fly_Bdor unplaced genomic scaffold, ASM2337382v1 BdCtg486, whole genome shotgun sequence and encodes:
- the LOC105227470 gene encoding uncharacterized protein LOC105227470 yields the protein MRSFVLLACLATIAAVSAAPQFGYGYGAQPAASSFVPSTRGGEKYLPPATTTPAPSVHKQFYLISAPEDTEGAGKPKHLVIGRPQKNYRVVFIKAPNSDNDNRKLSAEFAPQEEKTVIYVLSKKDNELTANDFATPAPTVPSKPEVFFIKYKTPEEAEAAQKEIQDQYDQLGGTKEFSDEGTAPVASVIGSLDGIAPDGSYNYRAIAAPPEELGSASSPLSQYLPAAARL